The Alkalihalophilus pseudofirmus nucleotide sequence TTGGAGAACATACACGATTTATGGGAACGGGCTTTAGCTGAGATGGAGAAGAAAGTAAGCAAGCCTAGTTATGAAACATGGCTGAAGTCTACAAAAGCAAATGATATTCAAAATGATGTCATCACCATTACAGCACCAAATGAATTTGCACGTGATTGGCTAGAGGAGCACTACGCCGGACTAACCTCCGATACTATAGAGCATCTAACTGGAGCGCGGCTTACACCAAGATTTGTCATCCCTCAAAATGAACTTGAGGATGATTTTTTAATTGAACCGCCAAAAAAGAAAAAGCCGGTTTCAGACAACGGATCTACCAATAACGGTACAAAAACAATGTTAAATGACAAATATACATTTGATACGTTTGTTATTGGTTCAGGCAACCGCTTCGCGCACGCTGCATCACTTGCAGTAGCTGAAGCGCCAGCAAAAGCATACAATCCTCTATTTATTTACGGGGGGGTTGGGTTAGGAAAAACGCACTTAATGCATGCGATTGGCCATTATGTAATGGATCATAATCCAAATGCGAAAGTTGTTTATTTATCATCTGAGAAATTCACAAATGAATTTATTAATTCTATTCGAGATAATAGAGCCGTCAATTTTCGCAATAAATACCGCAATGTAGACGTGCTGCTAATAGATGATATTCAGTTTTTAGCTGGAAAAGAACAAACTCAAGAAGAATTTTTCCATACATTTAATGCCTTGCATGAAGAATCTAAGCAAATCGTCATTTCAAGTGACCGTCCGCCTAAAGAGATTCCAACGCTTGAGGACAGACTGCGTTCAAGATTTGAGTGGGGATTGATTACTGATATTACACCGCCGGATTTAGAGACGCGAATTGCAATCTTAAGGAAAAAAGCAAAAGCTGAAAACCTTGATATTCCTAATGAAGTTATGCTCTATATTGCGAATCAAATTGATACGAATATTAGAGAATTAGAAGGCGCACTTATTCGAGTAGTTGCTTATTCATCTCTTATTAACCAGGATATGAATGCAGATCTTGCAGCTGAGGCACTAAAAGATATCATTCCTAACTCTAAGCCAAAAGTGTTAACCATTACGGATATCCAAAAACTTGTTGGAGAGTTTTATCACGTTAAATTAGAAGATTTTAAGGCTAAAAAGAGAACGAAATCCGTAGCTTATCCAAGACAAATTGCTATGTACTTGTCTCGGGAGATGACTGATGCTTCTCTTCCTAAGATCGGGAGTGAGTTTGGAGGACGCGATCACACAACTGTCATTCATGCTCATGAAAAAATTTCTAAAATGCTCACAACAGATCAAGAGCTTCAGCAAAAAGTTCAAGAAATTATGGAACAGCTTCGTTCTTAATATATTTAAGTTCTGTGTACATTGTTAATAAACCGTGCAGGCCTATCAACACACTATCCACATGTTGATAGGCTGTCTATTTCAGCTTTCTTGCAGGGTTATCCACAAATCCACACCCCCTATTACTATTATTACGATCTTTTTTAAATATAAATTAATTATTAAAGGAGCATTTAATCATGCAATTTACTATTCAACGAGATCGTTTTGTTCATGATGTTCAAAATGTAGCTAAAGCCGTTTCTTCACGTACCACAATTCCGATTTTAACTGGAATTAAAATTGTCGCTGATCACGAAGGAGTTACACTTACTGGAAGTGACTCTGATGTTTCAATTGAAACGTTTATCCCTAAAGAGGATGCAGAAAATGAAATTGTTACAATAGAACAAGAAGGCAGCATTGTTCTTCAAGCGCGTTTCTTTGCAGAAATCGTAAAGAAGCTTCCAGGTGAGACAATTGAATTGATCGTGCAAGATCAGTTTGCAACAACGATTCGCTCAGGTTCCTCTGTATTTAATTTAAACGGACTTGACCCTGAAGAATATCCACGTTTGCCTCAGCTTGAGGAAGATCTATTATTCCGATTGCCTCAAGACATGTTAAAAAATATGATCCGCCAAACAGTGTTTGCCGTGTCCACTCAGGAAACACGCCCGGTGTTGACAGGTGTAAACTTGGAAACGGAAGAAGGGGAATTAATCTGTACTGCTACAGACAGCCACCGTCTAGCGATGCGCAAAGCAACGATTGAGCGGAATGATGAAGAGCTGACTTTTTCAAATGTAGTAATACCTGGAAAATCACTTAATGAACTTAGCAAAATTATTGATGATTCAAATGAATTGATCGATGTCGTCGTTACAGAAAATCAAATTTTGTTTAAGTTTAAAAATCTCTTATTCTTCTCCCGTTTACTTGAAGGGAAATACCCTGTAACGAAAAATATGATTCCAGCTCAATCAAAAACTTCGTTTACGCTAAAAACAAAGCCTTTTCTGCAAACGTTAGAACGTGCGTTGCTTTTATCACGAGAAGGAAAGAATAATGTAATTAACTTAAAGACCTTGGACGAAGGCTTAATAGAGATTACCTCTATTCAGCCAGAAGTAGGGAAAGTAACAGAGAATATTCAAAGTGAGCAGATGCAAGGAGAGGATATGCGTATATCCTTCAACGGTAAAAATATCATTGATGCTCTTAAGGTCATTGACAGTGAAGAAATTAATATTGTGTTCACAGGAGCTATGAGCCCATTTGTCATTAGACCTACAGACCATGATCACTACCTGCATTTATTCTCACCTGTCCGTACGTACTAGTCCATAAGGGCAAGTGTTCTATAAGTGTTTATTTAAGTAGGACTTGGCTATCTGGCTTGTCTCTAGTACAATAGAGTAAAGACTAACTAAATGACGGAAAACAAAGAAGGCAGCATCTCACCATTGATTTGCTGTCTTAACTTTGATGGATAAAGATCGTCTGTTTCTATGCATAAAACTATATGTACAAAACAAATAGACGTGAGAGTAGACGATTTGGTTTAAATCATTTTAGAAAGAGTGAGGATTCTTAATGGAGAAGCTTTCGATTTCAACAGAATATATCACCCTGGGACAAGTGTTAAAAGAAGTTGGTGCGATCGATACGGGTGGAATGGCGAAATGGTATTTAAGTGAGTATGAAGTATATGTTAACGGAGAACTCGAAAATCGCCGCGGAAAAAAACTCTTCAGTGGAGATCGTGTGAAACTAGCTGATGAGACGTCAATAGAAATCGTACATGAATAAGGAGCAGGCTGATGTTTATTAAGTCACTCCTTATTCGCCAATTCAGAAATTACGAACGGGTTGAACTTGAATTTGATGAAAGAATGAATGTGTTTATCGGTGAGAACGCGCAAGGGAAAACGAATGCGATAGAGGCAATCTATGTATTGGCACTTGCTAAGTCACACCGGACCTCAAAAGACAAAGAGTTAATCCGCTGGAATGATGAGTTTGCTAAAGTGCAAGGTCAAGTACAGAGACAATCTGGACTAATTGAGCTTGACTTAGTGATTTCAACTAAAGGGAAAAAAGTTAAATTAAATGGGCTTGAACAGCGGAAGTTAAGTGAATACGTAGGGGCCGTTAATGTCGTCATGTTTGCACCTGAGGATTTAAACTTAGTGAAAGGCAGTCCACAGCTGCGCAGACGGTTTATTGATATGGAACTTGGGCAGATCAGTCCGGTTTATCTTCATCACTTAGGACTCTACCAAAAAGTCTTGCAGCAGCGAAATTTTTTGTTAAAGGATTTACAGATTGGCAAAGGCTCTAAGGATATGCTTGATATTCTTACGGATCAATTAATTGAGTTAGCTGTGCAGATTACGAAGCGGCGCTTTGTCTTTTTAGGTCAGCTGCAAAAGTGGGCTGAAGAAATCCATCGCGATATCAGCCGGGCTAAAGAGACGCTTAAAATTATATATAAACCCTCTTGTGATGTATCAGAAGAGATGGATATGCCGAAAATGAAAGAAGTATTCATAGAAACATATGAAAATAAGAAGCAAAGAGAAATTGCTCGCGGCGTAACATTATTTGGTCCCCACAGAGATGATCTTGGTTTTCTAGTAAATGAGCATGATGTTCAGACCTACGGTTCGCAAGGGCAGCAAAGAACAACAGCTCTAAGCGTGAAACTCGCTGAGATTGAATTAATTCATGCGGAAGTAGGAGAGTATCCCATTCTTCTTCTTGATGATGTCCTCTCAGAGTTAGACGATTACAGACAGACTCATTTACTGCATACAATAGGCCAGCGTGTACAGACATTTGTGACGACAACATCTATAACTGGCGTCCATCACGAAGCGCTTGATGGAGCTTCGATATTTAAAGTCGAGCAAGGAACCATTTCAAACGACGCATAAGGCGGTGGGTTATGTTTATTCATTTAGGCGGAGATGTCATTATTCGTTCAAAAGAGATCATTGCCATCCTAGATCGGGATGTAGGTGATATGTCGGTTATAACGAAGGATTACTTAAAGTCAGAAAAAGAGCGGAAAAAGTGTACAGTTATCTCGCAAGATTTCACAAAATCTATTGTTATAACGGATGATGTTGTATATTTATCTCCTGTTTCGTCTCTGACTTTAAATAAAAGAGCCCAGGCTGTCTCAGAACTTGAGCTTCAATTAAGTACAGAAGAAGATCAAGTACAGAAGAATTAAATACAGAAGAATTAAATACAGAAGAAGATTAAATGCCGAAGATGATTGAATAAGACTGAGTGAAGAAGAAGACGTATAAAAAAGTTAGGTCTTTTTTAAATAGATGGAAGAACTTTGAGAATGAAGGTGAAAAAAGTGACGAATGAACAACATTCTGAACAGCAATCGTACGATGAGAGTCAAATACAAGTCCTTGAAGGTTTAGAAGCAGTTAGAAAACGTCCTGGGATGTACATAGGTTCGACTAGCGGACGGGGCCTTCACCACTTAGTATGGGAGATCGTTGATAATAGTATTGACGAGGCAATGGCAGGGCATTGTGACACCATTCAAGTAACCATTGAAGAAGATAATAGTATTTCAGTAGAGGATAATGGACGTGGTATTCCAGTTGGGATTCATGAAAAAATGGGGCGCCCGGCAGTAGAAGTAATCATGACGGTACTGCATGCCGGCGGTAAATTCGGCGGCGGCGGTTATAAAGTGTCAGGCGGTCTTCACGGTGTAGGGGCTTCTGTTGTAAATGCGTTATCTACAAAGCTTGAGGTTGAAGTACACAGAGAAAATCAAGTGTATTACCAAGAATTTCACCGAGGAGTTCCTGCTGCAGATCTTGCTGTAATTGGTGAAACAGAAAAGCGTGGAACAATTATTCGCTTTAAACCAGATTCGGAAATTTTTACGGAAACGACTGAATATGAGTATGATATTTTAGCTACTCGTTTACGTGAACTTGCATTTTTAAACAAAGGCTTAACGATTACCATCACTGACAAGCGAGAAGAAAATAAATCGTCTACTTATTTTTATGAAGGCGGTATTGCTTCTTTTGTCGAGCACTTAAACCGTTCAAAAGAAGTTCTTCATGATGAGCCAATTCATATTGAAGCTGAAAAAGACGGCTTAAATGTAGAAGTGGCCGTTCAATACAATGACGGCTATGTGAGCAATATTTATTCCTTTGCAAATAACATTAGTACGCACGAAGGCGGGACACATGAGTCTGGTTTTAAAACAGGATTAACGCGTGTCATTAATGATTATGCTAGAAAACATAATCTCTTTAAAGAAAATGATCCAAACTTAACAGGAGAAGATGTACGTGAAGGGTTAACTGCTATCATCTCTGTTAAAATTCCCGATCCTCAATTTGAAGGGCAGACAAAAACAAAGCTTGGGAACAGTGAAGCGCGTACGGTTACAGATTCCTTGTTCTCAGAAGCATTCTCCCGCTTTATGATCGAGCATCCTCAAGTCGGGAAGAAAATTGTTGAGAAAGGTTTAATGGCTTCTCGTGCTCGTGAAGCGGCTAAGAAAGCACGTGAACTAACGAGACGTAAAAGTGCGCTAGAAGTAAGTTCTCTGCCAGGTAAGTTAGCAGACTGTTCTTCAAAGGATGCAACAATTAGTGAGATTTATATTGTAGAGGGTGACTCTGCCGGCGGTTCAGCTAAGCAGGGCCGTGATCGTCATTTCCAAGCAATCCTTCCGCTAAGAGGAAAGATTATTAATGTGGAGAAAGCTAGACTTGATAAGATCCTTGCAAATAATGAGATCCGAGCGATTATTACGGCATTAGGCACTGGTATTGGCGATGATTTTGATATTGAAAAAGCTCGTTACCATAAAATTATCATTATGACAGATGCCGATGTCGATGGAGCGCATATTCGAACATTGATTTTAACGTTCTTTTATCGCTACATGAGACCTTTAATTGAAAAAGGATATATTTATATCGCACAGCCTCCTTTATACAAAGTGACTCAAGGCCGCGATCTTCAATATGCCTATAATGATAAAGAGTTAGATCAAATTATGTCTCAATATACAGAACGTAATAAAGTAGGTATTCAACGTTATAAGGGTCTAGGGGAAATGAATCCGACTCAGCTTTGGGAGACAACGATGGACCCTGAATATCGTACGGTCCTGCAAGTGACTTTAGAAGATGCAATGAAGGCTGATGAAATCTTTGAGATCTTAATGGGTGACCGTGTGGAACCGAGACGTGATTTCATTCATGAAAATGCACAATACGTGAAAAATCTTGATATTTAGGCGGATAGATGGAGGTTTGTTATTAAATGGCTGAACAAGACCAATCAAGAGTAAAAGAAATAAATATTAGCCAGGAAATGAAATCATCGTTTATGGACTATGCGATGAGTGTCATTGTCAGTCGTGCCCTTCCGGATGCGCGCGACGGGCTAAAGCCTGTTCACCGTAGAATTTTATATGCGATGAATGAGCTTGGTATGACGTCTGATAAAGCCTACAAAAAATCAGCCCGTATCGTAGGGGAAGTTATTGGTAAGTATCATCCTCATGGTGACTCTGCCGTGTATGAAACGATGGTACGTATGGCTCAAGATTTTAGTTATCGTTACATGCTTGTTGATGGGCACGGTAACTTTGGATCAATCGATGGAGATGCCGCTGCTGCCATGCGTTATACGGAAGCGAAAATGTCCAAAATCTCTATGGAGCTCCTTAGAGATATAAACAAAGATACCATTGACTATCAGGATAACTATGATGGTTCTGAGCGTGAACCAATTGTAATGCCTGCTAGATTCCCTAACTTATTAGTAAACGGGGCTTCGGGGATTGCTGTTGGTATGGCGACTAATATCCCGCCTCATCAATTAGGAGAAGTAATTGATGCAGTTCTTGCATTATCAAAGAACCCTGATATCAGTATTCCAGAACTAATGGAATATATTCCGGGTCCTGACTTCCCGACAGGAGCAGAAATTTTAGGACGCTCTGGGATCAGAAAAGCGTATCAGACTGGTAGAGGGTCGATTACCTTAAGAGCTCAGACTGAAATTGAAGAGTATAAAGGGAAACCAAGAATCCTTGTATCTGAACTCCCTTATCAAGTGAACAAAGCCAAGCTGATTGAAAAAATTGCTGAGCTTGTTCGCGACAAGAAAATAGACGGCATTACTGATTTACGTGATGAGTCTGACCGTAACGGAATGCGTATTGTTATTGAATTAAGACGTGATGCGAATGCGAATGTCTTACTAAATAATTTATACAAACAAACGGCGCTTCAAACAAGCTTCGGTATCAACCTGCTTGCTTTAGTAGAAGGACAGCCGAAAGTCTTAACTCTCAAAGAATGTTTAGAGCATTATTTGGGACATCAAGTACAAGTCATCCGTCGTCGTACGGCGTTTGAGTTAAGAAAAGCGGAAGCTCGTGCGCATATCCTTGAAGGGCTGCGTATTGCTCTTGATCATCTTGATGAAGTCATCAGCTTAATCCGCAGCTCACAAACTACTGAAATTGCTCGAAATGGTTTAATGGAGCAATTTTCACTAAGCTATGAGCAGGCTCAAGCAATTCTTGATATGCGTCTTCAGCGTTTAACAGGACTAGAGCGCGATAAGATTGAAAACGAGTATAAAGAATTAATTGCAAAAATTGCTGAATTGAAAGCAATCCTTGCAGATGGTGAAAAAGTGTTGGAGATTATTCGTGAAGAACTAATCGAACTAAAAGAGAAGTTTAATGATGAGCGTCGTACAGTGATTTCTATGAATGAAGATCATCTTGAGGATGAGGATTTAATTCCAAGACAAAATGTTGTCATTACACTTACTCATCATGGCTATATTAAACGGATGCCTATCTCTACTTACCGCAGCCAAAGACGTGGGGGGAAAGGAATTCAGGGGATGGGAACGAATGATGATGACTTTATGCAGCATCTTTTCACAACTAATTCCCACCATACGATTCTCTTCTTTACGAATAAAGGGAAGGTATACCGTCTGAAAGGTTATGAAATTCCAGAGCTAGGTCGAACAGCAAAAGGAATTCCAATCATAAACCTCTTGCAAATTGAACAAGATGAGACGATTAGTACAGTCATTCCTATTGAAGAATTTGATGATAATTCTTATCTATTCTTCTTAACAAAGCACGGAATTGCCAAACGTACACAGTTGTCTTCATTTGCTAATATCCGTCGAGGCGGCTTGTTTGCGATTACCTTGCGTGGTGATGATGAACTTCACGGCGTGCGTTTAACAGATGGTGGACAAGAAGTTATCATTGGTACAAAACACGGGATGGCTATCAGATTCCATGAAACAGACGTCCGTCTAATGGGCCGAACAGCAGGCGGGGTCAAAGGGATTTCCCTGTCAGACGACGATCATGTTGTAGGAATGGATATTTTAGAAGAAAACCATCAAGTACTTATTGTAACCGAAAACGGCTACGGAAAACGAACGCCTATTGAGGAATATCGTGTTCAAAATCGTGGTGGTAAAGGGATTAAGACATGTAATATCACCGAGAAGAATGGTTCACTCGTATCCTTAAAAGTGGTGTCTGATGAACATGATATTATGATTATTACGGCGAGCGGTATTATCATCCGTATGCATGTTGAAGGAATTTCAACGACTGGACGTAATACACAAGGAGTTACTTTAATTCGAGTGAATGAAAAAGAAGAAGTAGCAACTGTAGCTCGTGTTGATATTGAAGATGAAGAAATAGAAGAGATTGATGAAGTCGAAGGGAACGACGAAGGAGCTTCAGAAGAGGTTACTTCAGAAGAAACTGCCTCAATAGAAGAGCAAGAAGAACCTTCTATGCCTGAAGCGGAAGAAGATCTTGATAAGGAAGAATAACAACCAAAAACATCCGGGAGTACATCACTCTCGGGTGTTTTTTTATGTTGAAATATAGATGTGAGATAGGTCTTTTTAATTTTATTTGACGTTTATTGATATATAAGTACCTTAATTTGTTAAATGTCGTATAATATAAGGATAAAAGAACTAGTCCTTATTAATTAGAAGGAGGGAGAGTGTATGAAAGTGTTACCGACGCAGCTAGAGGAAGGGTGTATTTTATCTGAAGCTGTAATGGGACAAACAGATATACCGATTATTCCTAATAAAACCATTTTATCTTCTCAACATATATCCGTGCTTCAAACATTTCTAATCTCTTCGGTTGAAGTTGAATCAACCTTAGCGAATGGTGAAAAGTTTTATCCAATTGAAGCAGTCAAAGATTCACCAGAAGAATCGAATGATCAAATAAAAGATCAATTAAATGTTGAATCAAAAAGAGATATAGAATTCATTAATTATTACCATGACACGGTTAAACACTATACAAGGCTTTATTCTGAATGGCAGTCAGGTAAAAGGGTAGAGATTGTGGCAGTGAAAAAATGTTTTATTCCTTTTATTGAATATATGATAGATCACCCGAAGAATTTCTTAAACATGCATCAACTAAGTCAAAAAGATGGGTATATGTATCATCATGCCGTAGCTGTTGCGTGTTTAGCTGCCTTTCTAGCAAAAAAACTTCACTACCCAAAGACAGACTGGATGCAAGCAGGGATCAGCGGGGCGTTAGCTGATATAGGAATGATGAGAATTCCAAATCGAATCTTATCTAAAAAAGGCCCTTTGTCTTCATTAGAATTAAAAGAAGTGCAAAAGCATCCTATATACAGCTATAACATGTTAAGCCAAATAAAAGGAATATCTAAGCCTGTATTATGGTCGGTTCTTCAACACCATGAGCGAATTGATAAGAGCGGTTATCCATTAGGAAGCAATGAAGCTAAACTACATCCTTTAAGTCAAGTAGTGGCAGTCGCAGATGTATTTCACGCTATGACATCTGATCGTATCTATAGTAGGAAGCAATCACCGTATAAAGTGATTGAACATCTGTGTACTGAACAATTTGGTAAGTATGATCATAGAATAGTACAAACATTAAAGAATAGTTATGAGCAGCTCTCTATCGGAATGAAGGTTCGTCTGCAGAATGGTGAGAGAGCAGAGATCGTCTTTTTTCCGAGTCAACATGTAAACAATCCTATGGTGAGAAGACTGGGAACTGATGAAGTGTTCCAATTAAAAAGTGAGCAATTCTATGATATAGAAGAAATGATTTAAGAAGATGAGAGTATTCTCGTCTTTTTTTATTTTATTTTTAAAAAGGGTTGCGTTTATTTTAGATTCTGTGTTATATTATTACTTGTCGCTGAGACACACCACAACAACAAACGAAAACAACTTTTAAAAAAGATGTTGACGAAACGTTGATGTGATGGTATATTAGTTAAGTCGCCAACGAGCGGCGGACGAAAAAGTTCTTTGAAAACTGAACAAAAGCCAAGCGAAATAGAGATACATGATATCTCGTCAATGAATTATTTTTGAGCTTAATCAAACACTTTTATGGAGAGTTTGATCCTGGCTCAGGACGAACGCTGGCGGCGTGCCTAATACATGCAAGTCGAGCGGACTGATGGGAGCTTGCTCCCTGATGTTAGCGGCGGACGGGTGAGTAACACGTGGGCAACCTGCCTGTAAGACTGGGATAACTCCGGGAAACCGGGGCTAATACCGGATAACCCGTTCCACCTCATGGTGGAGCGGTAAAAGATGGCCTCTGGCTATCACTTACAGATGGGCCCGCGGCGCATTAGCTAGTTGGTAAGGTAACGGCTTACCAAGGCGACGATGCGTAGCCGACCTGAGAGGGTGATCGGCCACACTGGGACTGAGACACGGCCCAGACTCCTACGGGAGGCAGCAGTAGGGAATCTTCCGCAATGGACGAAAGTCTGACGGAGCAACGCCGCGTGAGTGATGAAGGTTTTCGGATCGTAAAGCTCTGTTGTTAGGGAAGAACAAGTGCCGTTTGAATAAGGCGGCACCTTGACGGTACCTAACCAGAAAGCCACGGCTAACTACGTGCCAGCAGCCGCGGTAATACGTAGGTGGCAAGCGTTGTCCGGAATTATTGGGCGTAAAGCGCGCGCAGGCGGTCTCTTAAGTCTGATGTGAAAGCCCACGGCTCAACCGTGGAGGGTCATTGGAAACTGGGAGACTTGAGTACAGAAGAGGAGAGTGGAATTCCACGTGTAGCGGTGAAATGCGTAGATATGTGGAGGAACACCAGTGGCGAAGGCGACTCTCTGGTCTGTAACTGACGCTGAGGCGCGAAAGCGTGGGGAGCAAACAGGATTAGATACCCTGGTAGTCCACGCCGTAAACGATGAGTGCTAGGTGTTAGGGGTTTCGATGCCCTTAGTGCCGAAGTTAACACATTAAGCACTCCGCCTGGGGAGTACGACCGCAAGGTTGAAACTCAAAGGAATTGACGGGGGCCCGCACAAGCAGTGGAGCATGTGGTTTAATTCGAAGCAACGCGAAGAACCTTACCAGGTCTTGACATCCTTTGACCACTCTAGAGATAGAGCTTTCCCCTTCGGGGGACAAAGTGACAGGTGGTGCATGGTTGTCGTCAGCTCGTGTCGTGAGATGTTGGGTTAAGTCCCGCAACG carries:
- the remB gene encoding extracellular matrix regulator RemB, which codes for MFIHLGGDVIIRSKEIIAILDRDVGDMSVITKDYLKSEKERKKCTVISQDFTKSIVITDDVVYLSPVSSLTLNKRAQAVSELELQLSTEEDQVQKN
- a CDS encoding HD-GYP domain-containing protein, with amino-acid sequence MKVLPTQLEEGCILSEAVMGQTDIPIIPNKTILSSQHISVLQTFLISSVEVESTLANGEKFYPIEAVKDSPEESNDQIKDQLNVESKRDIEFINYYHDTVKHYTRLYSEWQSGKRVEIVAVKKCFIPFIEYMIDHPKNFLNMHQLSQKDGYMYHHAVAVACLAAFLAKKLHYPKTDWMQAGISGALADIGMMRIPNRILSKKGPLSSLELKEVQKHPIYSYNMLSQIKGISKPVLWSVLQHHERIDKSGYPLGSNEAKLHPLSQVVAVADVFHAMTSDRIYSRKQSPYKVIEHLCTEQFGKYDHRIVQTLKNSYEQLSIGMKVRLQNGERAEIVFFPSQHVNNPMVRRLGTDEVFQLKSEQFYDIEEMI
- the dnaA gene encoding chromosomal replication initiator protein DnaA, whose protein sequence is MENIHDLWERALAEMEKKVSKPSYETWLKSTKANDIQNDVITITAPNEFARDWLEEHYAGLTSDTIEHLTGARLTPRFVIPQNELEDDFLIEPPKKKKPVSDNGSTNNGTKTMLNDKYTFDTFVIGSGNRFAHAASLAVAEAPAKAYNPLFIYGGVGLGKTHLMHAIGHYVMDHNPNAKVVYLSSEKFTNEFINSIRDNRAVNFRNKYRNVDVLLIDDIQFLAGKEQTQEEFFHTFNALHEESKQIVISSDRPPKEIPTLEDRLRSRFEWGLITDITPPDLETRIAILRKKAKAENLDIPNEVMLYIANQIDTNIRELEGALIRVVAYSSLINQDMNADLAAEALKDIIPNSKPKVLTITDIQKLVGEFYHVKLEDFKAKKRTKSVAYPRQIAMYLSREMTDASLPKIGSEFGGRDHTTVIHAHEKISKMLTTDQELQQKVQEIMEQLRS
- the dnaN gene encoding DNA polymerase III subunit beta, with the protein product MQFTIQRDRFVHDVQNVAKAVSSRTTIPILTGIKIVADHEGVTLTGSDSDVSIETFIPKEDAENEIVTIEQEGSIVLQARFFAEIVKKLPGETIELIVQDQFATTIRSGSSVFNLNGLDPEEYPRLPQLEEDLLFRLPQDMLKNMIRQTVFAVSTQETRPVLTGVNLETEEGELICTATDSHRLAMRKATIERNDEELTFSNVVIPGKSLNELSKIIDDSNELIDVVVTENQILFKFKNLLFFSRLLEGKYPVTKNMIPAQSKTSFTLKTKPFLQTLERALLLSREGKNNVINLKTLDEGLIEITSIQPEVGKVTENIQSEQMQGEDMRISFNGKNIIDALKVIDSEEINIVFTGAMSPFVIRPTDHDHYLHLFSPVRTY
- the gyrB gene encoding DNA topoisomerase (ATP-hydrolyzing) subunit B, translating into MKVKKVTNEQHSEQQSYDESQIQVLEGLEAVRKRPGMYIGSTSGRGLHHLVWEIVDNSIDEAMAGHCDTIQVTIEEDNSISVEDNGRGIPVGIHEKMGRPAVEVIMTVLHAGGKFGGGGYKVSGGLHGVGASVVNALSTKLEVEVHRENQVYYQEFHRGVPAADLAVIGETEKRGTIIRFKPDSEIFTETTEYEYDILATRLRELAFLNKGLTITITDKREENKSSTYFYEGGIASFVEHLNRSKEVLHDEPIHIEAEKDGLNVEVAVQYNDGYVSNIYSFANNISTHEGGTHESGFKTGLTRVINDYARKHNLFKENDPNLTGEDVREGLTAIISVKIPDPQFEGQTKTKLGNSEARTVTDSLFSEAFSRFMIEHPQVGKKIVEKGLMASRAREAAKKARELTRRKSALEVSSLPGKLADCSSKDATISEIYIVEGDSAGGSAKQGRDRHFQAILPLRGKIINVEKARLDKILANNEIRAIITALGTGIGDDFDIEKARYHKIIIMTDADVDGAHIRTLILTFFYRYMRPLIEKGYIYIAQPPLYKVTQGRDLQYAYNDKELDQIMSQYTERNKVGIQRYKGLGEMNPTQLWETTMDPEYRTVLQVTLEDAMKADEIFEILMGDRVEPRRDFIHENAQYVKNLDI
- the recF gene encoding DNA replication/repair protein RecF (All proteins in this family for which functions are known are DNA-binding proteins that assist the filamentation of RecA onto DNA for the initiation of recombination or recombinational repair.); its protein translation is MFIKSLLIRQFRNYERVELEFDERMNVFIGENAQGKTNAIEAIYVLALAKSHRTSKDKELIRWNDEFAKVQGQVQRQSGLIELDLVISTKGKKVKLNGLEQRKLSEYVGAVNVVMFAPEDLNLVKGSPQLRRRFIDMELGQISPVYLHHLGLYQKVLQQRNFLLKDLQIGKGSKDMLDILTDQLIELAVQITKRRFVFLGQLQKWAEEIHRDISRAKETLKIIYKPSCDVSEEMDMPKMKEVFIETYENKKQREIARGVTLFGPHRDDLGFLVNEHDVQTYGSQGQQRTTALSVKLAEIELIHAEVGEYPILLLDDVLSELDDYRQTHLLHTIGQRVQTFVTTTSITGVHHEALDGASIFKVEQGTISNDA
- the yaaA gene encoding S4 domain-containing protein YaaA, which codes for MEKLSISTEYITLGQVLKEVGAIDTGGMAKWYLSEYEVYVNGELENRRGKKLFSGDRVKLADETSIEIVHE
- the gyrA gene encoding DNA gyrase subunit A — protein: MAEQDQSRVKEINISQEMKSSFMDYAMSVIVSRALPDARDGLKPVHRRILYAMNELGMTSDKAYKKSARIVGEVIGKYHPHGDSAVYETMVRMAQDFSYRYMLVDGHGNFGSIDGDAAAAMRYTEAKMSKISMELLRDINKDTIDYQDNYDGSEREPIVMPARFPNLLVNGASGIAVGMATNIPPHQLGEVIDAVLALSKNPDISIPELMEYIPGPDFPTGAEILGRSGIRKAYQTGRGSITLRAQTEIEEYKGKPRILVSELPYQVNKAKLIEKIAELVRDKKIDGITDLRDESDRNGMRIVIELRRDANANVLLNNLYKQTALQTSFGINLLALVEGQPKVLTLKECLEHYLGHQVQVIRRRTAFELRKAEARAHILEGLRIALDHLDEVISLIRSSQTTEIARNGLMEQFSLSYEQAQAILDMRLQRLTGLERDKIENEYKELIAKIAELKAILADGEKVLEIIREELIELKEKFNDERRTVISMNEDHLEDEDLIPRQNVVITLTHHGYIKRMPISTYRSQRRGGKGIQGMGTNDDDFMQHLFTTNSHHTILFFTNKGKVYRLKGYEIPELGRTAKGIPIINLLQIEQDETISTVIPIEEFDDNSYLFFLTKHGIAKRTQLSSFANIRRGGLFAITLRGDDELHGVRLTDGGQEVIIGTKHGMAIRFHETDVRLMGRTAGGVKGISLSDDDHVVGMDILEENHQVLIVTENGYGKRTPIEEYRVQNRGGKGIKTCNITEKNGSLVSLKVVSDEHDIMIITASGIIIRMHVEGISTTGRNTQGVTLIRVNEKEEVATVARVDIEDEEIEEIDEVEGNDEGASEEVTSEETASIEEQEEPSMPEAEEDLDKEE